A DNA window from Acidobacteriota bacterium contains the following coding sequences:
- a CDS encoding DNA gyrase inhibitor YacG, with the protein MKRTVHCPTCRRPVSWEDAPYRPFCSERCRLMDLGRWADGVYRVAGEDAGPDAAAPNPASETPHEPEPRS; encoded by the coding sequence ATGAAGCGCACTGTGCATTGCCCCACCTGCCGCCGGCCCGTGTCCTGGGAGGACGCGCCGTACCGCCCGTTCTGCAGCGAGCGCTGCCGGCTCATGGATCTCGGCCGCTGGGCGGACGGAGTCTACCGGGTCGCCGGAGAAGATGCCGGGCCGGATGCGGCGGCGCCCAACCCCGCGAGCGAGACGCCCCATGAGCCTGAACCCCGTTCGTAG
- a CDS encoding phosphatidylglycerophosphatase A, producing the protein MSLNPVRRIWRALAYAVATALGLGYSPVAPGTVGAAAAVGFYLLFRDALGAQPVLFGGIILTVSLAGVLAAREVSRAENNPDPSHVVVDEVVGQWLAFFGAPDSWPALLAAFLLFRLFDIWKPFPVRQVERWGGGWGVMMDDILAGLYTRLLLAGALAVPAIRVWLA; encoded by the coding sequence ATGAGCCTGAACCCCGTTCGTAGAATCTGGCGGGCGCTGGCGTACGCGGTGGCCACCGCCCTGGGGCTCGGCTATTCGCCGGTGGCCCCCGGCACAGTGGGCGCCGCCGCCGCCGTGGGGTTTTACCTCCTCTTCCGGGATGCGCTGGGCGCGCAGCCGGTGCTCTTCGGCGGGATCATCCTGACTGTCAGCCTGGCCGGTGTCCTGGCCGCACGCGAGGTGAGCCGGGCCGAGAACAACCCGGACCCGAGCCATGTGGTGGTGGACGAGGTGGTGGGCCAGTGGCTGGCGTTCTTCGGGGCGCCCGACAGTTGGCCGGCGCTGCTGGCGGCGTTCCTTCTCTTCCGCCTGTTCGACATCTGGAAACCGTTCCCGGTCCGGCAGGTGGAGCGGTGGGGCGGCGGTTGGGGTGTCATGATGGACGACATCCTGGCCGGTCTCTACACTCGGCTCCTGCTTGCCGGGGCGCTGGCCGTGCCGGCGATCCGGGTCTGGCTGGCCTAG
- a CDS encoding HD domain-containing protein gives MTETAMRQQLGELARRFQRDGYRLYVVEETARRLYRRRETTEIRLWADADVIYLARALDDVNPCGEGRWSASAALGAIRLLLACDPLAAGARRRSAGSVLDSRRVAGQAWFTVHGLLYDPARDRYLDPLGCRDDIRRGVLRALASPGPRPAARLERLLSAAALVADEPLEPDPALLEELRAESVTLTRELLPAVRAGLAAVLTARRPMAGLELLGELGALERIIPELAALRGCPQDKEYHPEGDVWVHTLECFRRCRRLPLGLALGLLLHDIAKPATLVVEKTVSFPGHSPAGAAMAGRILRRLGFEPELVEEVQFYIRHHLLPKLVRDLPAVELAALARHPWFENLVRLYRADVQGSQGDMARYRSVLRRLAVYHPGLLHRRAAE, from the coding sequence ATGACCGAAACGGCGATGCGGCAGCAGCTGGGCGAACTGGCGCGGCGCTTTCAGCGCGACGGCTACCGCCTCTACGTGGTCGAGGAAACCGCCCGGCGGCTCTACCGCCGGCGCGAGACAACGGAGATCCGCCTCTGGGCCGACGCCGATGTCATCTACCTCGCCCGCGCCCTCGACGACGTGAACCCGTGCGGCGAGGGGCGCTGGAGCGCCTCGGCAGCGCTCGGCGCCATCCGGCTGCTGCTGGCGTGCGATCCGCTGGCCGCCGGCGCCCGCCGGCGGAGCGCCGGTTCCGTTCTCGACTCTCGCCGCGTGGCAGGCCAGGCGTGGTTCACCGTCCACGGTCTGCTGTACGATCCGGCGCGCGATCGCTACCTCGACCCGCTGGGCTGCCGTGATGACATCCGCCGCGGCGTGCTTCGGGCACTTGCCTCGCCGGGTCCGCGCCCCGCCGCCCGGCTGGAGCGCCTTCTGTCCGCCGCGGCGTTGGTAGCGGACGAACCCCTCGAGCCCGATCCGGCCCTGCTGGAGGAACTGCGGGCCGAGTCGGTGACGCTGACCCGCGAGCTGCTCCCGGCGGTGCGCGCGGGGCTGGCCGCCGTGCTCACCGCCCGCCGCCCCATGGCCGGCCTGGAGCTGCTGGGGGAGCTGGGCGCGCTGGAGCGGATCATCCCGGAGCTGGCGGCGCTGCGCGGCTGCCCCCAGGACAAGGAGTACCACCCCGAAGGCGACGTCTGGGTGCACACCCTCGAGTGCTTCCGCCGCTGCCGGCGGCTGCCGCTGGGGCTGGCCCTGGGGCTGTTGCTCCACGACATCGCCAAGCCGGCCACCCTGGTGGTGGAAAAGACGGTCTCGTTCCCCGGCCACTCCCCCGCCGGAGCGGCCATGGCCGGGCGGATCCTGCGGCGCCTCGGCTTCGAGCCGGAGCTCGTCGAGGAAGTCCAGTTTTATATCCGCCATCACCTGCTGCCCAAGCTGGTCCGCGACCTGCCCGCGGTGGAGCTCGCCGCGCTGGCCAGACATCCCTGGTTCGAGAATCTGGTCCGCCTCTACCGCGCCGACGTCCAGGGCAGCCAAGGAGACATGGCCCGTTATCGGTCCGTCCTGCGCCGTTTGGCGGTGTATCACCCGGGGCTTCTCCACCGCCGCGCCGCCGAATAA
- a CDS encoding four helix bundle protein, producing the protein MDLVRLVYDATRAFPAAERYGITGQIRRAAVSIVANLAEDSARCNPREYLHCIRIAAGSASEPDTLLEVSIRTG; encoded by the coding sequence ATGGATCTGGTCCGCCTCGTGTATGACGCCACCCGTGCATTCCCGGCCGCCGAGCGATACGGTATAACCGGGCAGATCCGCCGGGCGGCTGTTTCCATCGTCGCCAACCTCGCTGAAGACTCTGCGCGGTGTAATCCGCGCGAGTACCTTCATTGTATCCGGATCGCCGCCGGCTCCGCCAGCGAGCCGGACACTCTTCTCGAAGTCAGCATCCGGACGGGTTAA
- a CDS encoding NUDIX domain-containing protein, with the protein MIHIADNLYLDAAPDFGPGPACEARLMEYIRSGIEVVVSLRSWEPLEAAYTVLQLEFHHIPIDDFETPTGDDVRRFVDIVTRNHGRKVLVHCKAGRGRSGTLAALYLKSRGMDGPEAMRLVRDVRPGAIETPEQEALVLDFVFPEPVPLARPATPPAPHPAALPLPVVAAVIVRDGRVLLARRRAGDHQGGRWEFPGGKLHPGEAPAASLARELAEELAIAVAVEKPLTFVYYEYPEKRILLLFYRCRITAGEPRAVECAAVDCFLPADLEHLDLAEADRAALPALRRAIAENSER; encoded by the coding sequence ATGATCCACATCGCCGACAACCTCTACCTCGACGCGGCGCCCGACTTCGGGCCGGGGCCGGCGTGCGAGGCCCGGCTCATGGAGTACATCCGCTCCGGCATCGAAGTGGTGGTGTCGCTGCGGTCCTGGGAGCCGCTCGAGGCGGCCTACACCGTCCTGCAGTTGGAGTTCCACCACATCCCCATCGACGATTTCGAAACACCCACCGGCGACGACGTCCGCCGCTTTGTGGATATCGTCACCCGCAACCACGGCCGCAAGGTGCTGGTCCACTGCAAGGCCGGCCGCGGCCGATCCGGCACCCTGGCGGCCCTGTATCTCAAGAGCCGCGGCATGGACGGGCCGGAAGCCATGCGGCTGGTGCGGGACGTGCGCCCCGGCGCCATCGAGACGCCTGAGCAGGAGGCGCTGGTGCTGGACTTCGTGTTCCCGGAACCGGTGCCGCTGGCGCGCCCCGCCACCCCGCCGGCACCGCATCCGGCGGCGCTGCCCCTGCCGGTGGTGGCGGCGGTCATCGTGCGTGACGGTCGGGTCCTGTTGGCCCGCCGCCGCGCCGGCGACCACCAGGGCGGGCGCTGGGAGTTCCCCGGCGGCAAGCTTCATCCCGGCGAGGCGCCGGCGGCGTCGCTGGCGCGCGAACTGGCTGAGGAGCTGGCCATCGCCGTGGCGGTGGAGAAGCCGCTCACGTTCGTCTACTATGAATACCCGGAGAAGCGGATCCTGCTGCTGTTCTACCGCTGCCGCATCACCGCCGGGGAGCCGCGTGCCGTGGAGTGCGCCGCGGTGGACTGTTTCTTGCCGGCCGATCTGGAACACCTCGACCTGGCCGAGGCCGACCGCGCCGCGCTGCCGGCCCTGCGGCGGGCGATCGCGGAGAACAGTGAACGATGA
- a CDS encoding tetratricopeptide repeat protein: MRHPRIIISAALLAALGAGAAAGQSVGNIANVEFRLDERVFTVMCALHVAGYNWELDQEAPDSARARIVRELEAAPVQASLREKLRDFYRVHNVELDTFAQGSKYGAFALLLGPPPEFALRDRDRLPGAAVSNLAGFERLLRPFYKEARIRDLWLKWQAALGREQLGQHDAMKDAIHAAIDYSRVPAQLYLNRRLVLIPDLVNAPGILNAVHAEGTYYILASPARDWNRYRTFFVHEYAHLLLDPLLAPLAEDYDLSVELRRCLGARLVPAAVLDAPSRAVVESLVNAVQAAVMARLEPDRPAEGQRPDSPFQRYFREHLAAFPASGQPLTEFVAALLAKSSPDALCAYPHDEPAPPVPPAPVAAPPAPAPPDVRETALREAENLLQEGRTLEAEVKLQTVLAAHPDDASALFGMGQALYARGDWTGALGYYARTLEQPDLPVWIRGWSLVKTGHSLVRLNRIDEARRAYTKAAALTGDDRDAAAAARRALTSLND, from the coding sequence ATGCGACACCCGAGGATCATCATCAGTGCAGCCCTACTGGCGGCGCTCGGCGCCGGCGCCGCGGCCGGCCAGTCCGTGGGCAACATTGCCAACGTGGAGTTCCGCCTCGACGAGCGCGTCTTCACCGTGATGTGCGCCCTGCACGTGGCCGGTTACAACTGGGAACTGGACCAGGAGGCGCCCGACAGCGCCCGCGCCCGCATCGTCCGCGAGCTCGAGGCCGCCCCGGTCCAGGCCTCGCTGCGGGAGAAGCTCCGCGACTTCTACCGCGTCCACAACGTGGAGCTGGACACCTTCGCCCAGGGATCGAAGTACGGCGCCTTCGCCCTGCTGCTGGGTCCGCCGCCGGAGTTCGCCCTGCGCGACCGCGACCGGCTCCCCGGCGCCGCCGTGTCCAACCTGGCCGGTTTCGAGCGGTTGCTTCGCCCCTTCTACAAAGAGGCGCGCATCCGCGACCTCTGGCTCAAGTGGCAGGCGGCGCTCGGCCGCGAGCAGCTCGGACAGCACGACGCCATGAAGGACGCCATTCACGCGGCCATCGACTACAGCCGCGTCCCCGCCCAGCTCTACCTGAACCGCCGGCTGGTGCTGATTCCGGATCTGGTGAACGCGCCGGGGATCCTGAACGCCGTCCATGCCGAGGGGACTTATTACATCCTCGCCTCGCCGGCGCGCGACTGGAACCGCTACCGCACGTTTTTCGTCCACGAGTACGCCCACCTGCTCCTCGATCCCCTGCTCGCGCCGCTGGCGGAGGACTACGACCTGAGTGTGGAGCTGCGCCGTTGCCTCGGCGCACGGCTGGTGCCGGCGGCGGTGCTCGACGCGCCGTCGCGGGCGGTGGTCGAGTCGCTCGTCAACGCCGTCCAGGCGGCGGTCATGGCCCGGCTGGAGCCGGACCGTCCCGCCGAAGGGCAGCGCCCCGACTCCCCTTTCCAGCGCTACTTCCGCGAGCACCTCGCCGCCTTCCCCGCCTCGGGGCAGCCGCTGACGGAGTTCGTCGCCGCGCTGCTGGCGAAATCGTCCCCGGACGCCCTCTGCGCCTACCCCCACGACGAGCCCGCCCCGCCGGTGCCGCCTGCCCCTGTTGCAGCCCCTCCAGCCCCCGCGCCGCCCGACGTGCGCGAGACGGCCCTGCGGGAAGCAGAGAATCTGCTCCAGGAGGGACGGACCCTGGAGGCCGAGGTGAAACTCCAGACGGTGCTGGCCGCCCATCCAGACGACGCGAGCGCCCTGTTCGGCATGGGCCAGGCGCTGTATGCCCGCGGCGACTGGACGGGCGCTCTCGGCTACTACGCCCGCACCCTGGAACAGCCCGATCTCCCCGTGTGGATCCGCGGCTGGAGTCTGGTCAAGACCGGCCACAGCCTCGTCCGGCTCAACCGGATCGACGAGGCTCGCCGTGCTTATACCAAGGCAGCGGCGCTCACCGGTGACGATCGCGATGCGGCGGCGGCGGCCCGGCGAGCGTTGACCAGTCTGAATGATTAA
- a CDS encoding arsenic efflux protein, whose protein sequence is MLDILLESVKITLLVFVLMVVVELLELRVGGFLRRHITGNRWVQHLLGTVLGLIPGCNDAFIMVTFYISGIVTFGALVSVMVSTFGDEAFVLISYMGDPAMQVDRGRVAALLGVLFVAGLVGGALADWLARRFRLPLAAKCEIAHHDEFHAQHFRWGHFFTEHAFRHVFLKHIPSLFLWMLGSLLALHLLEQHLQISGYIQGTPAVMILTGAAVGLLPFSGPHLVFITLFAKGTIPLSVVVANSIVQEGHGLLPLLSYSLIDGIKIKLFKLVFGLAIGFGLLAAGF, encoded by the coding sequence ATGCTGGACATTCTGCTCGAGTCGGTGAAAATCACCCTGCTGGTGTTTGTGCTCATGGTGGTGGTGGAGCTGCTGGAACTGCGCGTGGGCGGGTTCCTGAGGCGCCACATCACCGGGAACCGGTGGGTCCAGCACCTGCTCGGCACCGTGCTGGGACTGATTCCGGGGTGCAACGACGCTTTCATCATGGTGACCTTCTACATCTCGGGCATCGTCACCTTCGGGGCGCTAGTCAGCGTCATGGTGTCCACCTTCGGCGATGAGGCGTTCGTGCTCATCTCCTACATGGGCGACCCGGCCATGCAAGTGGACCGCGGCCGCGTGGCCGCGCTGCTGGGGGTGCTGTTCGTCGCGGGGCTGGTTGGCGGAGCGCTGGCCGACTGGCTGGCCCGGCGGTTCCGCCTGCCGCTGGCGGCCAAGTGCGAGATCGCCCACCATGACGAGTTTCACGCGCAGCACTTCCGCTGGGGCCACTTCTTCACCGAGCACGCCTTCCGGCACGTGTTCCTGAAGCACATTCCCTCGCTGTTCCTCTGGATGCTGGGGTCGCTTCTGGCGCTCCACCTGCTGGAGCAGCACCTGCAGATCTCCGGCTACATCCAGGGCACCCCCGCGGTGATGATCCTGACGGGCGCCGCGGTGGGCCTCCTCCCCTTCTCGGGGCCGCATCTGGTGTTCATCACCCTGTTCGCCAAGGGGACCATTCCCCTGTCGGTGGTGGTGGCCAACTCCATCGTTCAGGAAGGCCACGGCCTCCTGCCCCTGCTGAGCTATTCCCTCATCGACGGTATCAAAATCAAGCTGTTCAAACTGGTGTTCGGACTGGCCATCGGATTCGGCCTGCTGGCCGCCGGTTTTTGA
- the rlmB gene encoding 23S rRNA (guanosine(2251)-2'-O)-methyltransferase RlmB, with translation MPVICGIHPVKEALATGGVERLLVAEGKHHPRIHELVTAARGRGIEVRAVPRAVLDRHAPGANHQGVVAFSAGRALCDLAELLRPEAGTPLLLLLDGVEDPHNLGAILRSADGAGATGVILPKRRSAPLSDAVWRASAGAAAYVPVARVVNVAETIRTLQAGGVRVVGADAAAGRPFFAEDLTGPVALVLGREGQGLHRLVRERCDALVSLPMRGRVSSLNVSVSAAILLYEAVRQRATAL, from the coding sequence ATGCCCGTGATCTGCGGGATCCATCCGGTGAAGGAAGCCCTGGCGACGGGCGGGGTGGAGCGGCTGCTGGTCGCGGAGGGGAAACACCACCCGCGGATCCACGAGCTGGTGACGGCGGCCCGCGGGCGCGGGATTGAGGTGCGCGCCGTCCCGCGGGCGGTGTTGGACCGCCACGCCCCTGGCGCCAACCACCAGGGCGTGGTGGCGTTCTCCGCCGGCCGGGCGCTCTGCGACCTGGCGGAGCTGCTCCGGCCGGAGGCAGGCACACCGCTGCTGCTGCTGCTGGACGGCGTCGAGGACCCCCACAACCTGGGTGCCATCCTGCGGAGCGCCGACGGCGCCGGCGCCACCGGCGTCATCCTGCCGAAACGCCGCTCCGCCCCGCTGTCGGATGCGGTGTGGCGCGCGTCGGCCGGCGCCGCCGCCTACGTGCCGGTGGCCCGCGTGGTCAACGTGGCCGAGACCATCCGCACCCTGCAAGCGGGCGGCGTCCGCGTGGTGGGGGCCGATGCGGCGGCCGGACGGCCGTTCTTCGCCGAGGACCTCACCGGTCCGGTGGCGCTGGTGCTCGGTCGGGAGGGACAGGGGCTGCACCGGCTGGTGCGGGAGCGCTGCGACGCGCTGGTGAGCCTGCCGATGCGCGGCCGGGTGTCGTCGCTCAATGTGTCGGTGAGCGCGGCGATCCTGCTGTACGAGGCGGTGCGCCAGCGGGCGACGGCACTGTAG
- a CDS encoding TolC family protein, whose amino-acid sequence MSRSGFIQQTFAIIIVAALVLAYVPPVQAQTEAQAQTAAEDTTLLYTTILERAVKDGKARDLRLNDCIDLALRKNLSIEINSYRPLVQQQSLLAANGVYDYTMNVDGTYQNMEAPITDILRQEVLGISEYKSSAYDLNFTFSRYLPTGGTATLSFLNSRDASNTNLYNPTYSGRMTAQFVQPLLKNRVLDANRRTIQLARKDQKISDIDFENQVSTVIKSVEDTYWDLVNAIEQQRIQIQSAELAMIQLRDNQKRVEIGTLAPIVITQTRAEVAQAIQRVIAAEASIIQTENGLKNAITDDPNDPIWDEFLIPVDKPEIPSEIPDLQGAVELAYKNRPEIRSLNVELEKDDIDIKYYNSQTKPRLDFTAYIGPNGAASPNLKVAVLDEYGNPVLGPDGQPLYQDSDQFTGGLGKVYEQIFGFDYLDWSLKFNFQYIFGNDAAKAQLAIARLGKDQNRANLKQTFQNVRVDVLNAIQTIEVNRKSLYSATIARQFQEEQLTGQNKRFQAGLATNFEVLQTQRDLADARAAELRSLINLKKSIVALNNSTFTLLTQNQLEIALTR is encoded by the coding sequence ATGAGCAGAAGCGGTTTCATCCAACAGACATTTGCAATCATTATCGTGGCCGCGCTGGTGCTGGCCTACGTGCCCCCGGTCCAGGCCCAGACCGAGGCCCAGGCCCAGACGGCCGCGGAAGACACCACCTTGCTGTACACGACCATTCTGGAACGTGCGGTCAAGGACGGCAAGGCCCGCGACCTGCGCCTGAACGACTGCATCGACCTGGCGTTGCGGAAGAATCTGAGCATCGAAATCAACAGTTACCGGCCCCTGGTGCAGCAACAGAGCTTGCTGGCCGCCAACGGCGTGTACGACTACACGATGAACGTCGACGGGACCTACCAGAACATGGAGGCGCCCATCACGGATATCCTCCGCCAGGAGGTGCTGGGTATCTCCGAGTACAAGAGCTCGGCCTACGACCTGAACTTCACCTTCTCCCGCTACCTTCCCACGGGCGGCACCGCCACCCTGAGTTTCCTGAACTCGCGCGACGCGTCCAACACCAACCTGTACAACCCGACCTACTCCGGCCGGATGACCGCGCAGTTCGTCCAGCCGCTGCTGAAGAACCGCGTCCTGGACGCCAACCGCCGGACGATCCAGCTGGCGAGGAAGGACCAGAAGATTTCGGACATCGATTTTGAAAACCAGGTATCCACCGTCATCAAATCGGTGGAGGACACCTACTGGGATCTGGTCAATGCCATCGAGCAGCAGCGAATCCAGATCCAGAGCGCGGAGCTGGCCATGATCCAGCTGCGCGACAACCAGAAGCGCGTCGAGATCGGCACCCTGGCGCCCATCGTCATCACCCAAACCCGCGCCGAGGTCGCCCAGGCCATCCAGCGCGTGATCGCGGCTGAAGCTTCCATCATTCAGACCGAGAATGGGCTCAAAAACGCCATCACCGACGACCCCAACGACCCGATCTGGGACGAGTTTCTGATCCCCGTGGACAAGCCGGAAATTCCATCCGAAATCCCCGACCTGCAGGGTGCGGTGGAGCTGGCCTACAAGAACCGGCCGGAGATTCGTTCCTTGAACGTCGAGCTCGAGAAGGATGACATCGATATCAAGTACTACAACAGCCAGACGAAACCGCGGCTGGACTTCACGGCTTACATCGGCCCCAACGGCGCGGCCTCGCCCAACCTGAAGGTCGCGGTGCTGGACGAATACGGCAATCCGGTCCTGGGCCCGGACGGCCAGCCGCTCTACCAGGACAGCGACCAGTTCACCGGCGGCCTGGGCAAGGTGTATGAACAGATCTTCGGCTTCGACTACCTGGACTGGTCCCTGAAGTTCAACTTCCAGTACATCTTCGGTAACGACGCGGCGAAGGCCCAGCTCGCCATCGCCCGGCTGGGCAAGGACCAGAACCGGGCCAACCTGAAACAGACCTTCCAGAATGTCCGGGTGGACGTGCTCAACGCCATCCAGACCATCGAGGTCAACCGCAAGAGCCTGTATTCGGCCACCATCGCCCGGCAGTTCCAGGAGGAGCAGCTCACCGGCCAGAACAAGCGCTTCCAGGCCGGCCTGGCTACCAACTTCGAGGTGCTTCAAACCCAGCGTGACCTGGCGGACGCCCGGGCGGCCGAGCTGCGCTCGCTCATCAACCTGAAGAAATCCATCGTGGCCCTCAATAATTCCACCTTTACCCTCCTCACCCAAAACCAACTCGAAATCGCACTCACCCGCTGA
- a CDS encoding peptidase — protein sequence MIPMGVGRLLAAAAVLLVLAAAGGCGSAPDPSPPPATAPASAKTPVPKPLPDVRRRLAAYQPVQLQPDLGALDDGERAVLRHLVRAARHIDEIFWRQVSPDNIRLRDWLAQSADPASRHAYEFFQINYGCYDRMHQHTPFLGNAAKPRGANFYPADMTRKEFEEWVAAHPEDAAAFRIRTTVIRRDGGRLVAMPFSREYRLLLEPAAAELRLAAAAAVNPSLKRFLTLRADALLTDDYTASELAWLDLAGTRIEPLLGPYEVYEDRLCHTKAAFEAFITVRLPDLTDRIAAYSRHLPGLYRRMPAPRGAVLPPWRQGAPIVVADAVETAGDARAGIQTAAFNLPLDGRVRRERGAKVVMLHNIMAAKFRHNIRPVLERLLAADEMRYVGFDAFFHFILFHELSHSLSPNQHVLDTTWATLGASGPPIEEAQADVLGVWSLLRLSDAGVVPLGRRELMTAYLANMLRGARFGTFSPHGQANLIEFNYLRAHAAIVLDDATGRYRVDPVRLPAVVRELARALIRLELTLDQPAADAFVQRYMIIPPELQRALAGVLDIPADIRPEFAPVPPLD from the coding sequence GGGACGACTGCTGGCGGCGGCTGCGGTATTGCTTGTGCTCGCCGCGGCGGGAGGATGCGGGTCAGCACCGGATCCGTCGCCGCCGCCCGCCACCGCCCCCGCTTCCGCCAAGACACCGGTGCCGAAGCCTCTGCCTGACGTGCGCCGCCGGCTCGCCGCGTATCAGCCGGTGCAACTCCAACCCGACCTGGGGGCGCTTGACGACGGGGAGCGCGCAGTGCTCCGCCACCTGGTGCGCGCGGCCCGCCATATCGACGAGATCTTCTGGCGCCAGGTATCCCCCGACAACATCCGACTGCGTGACTGGTTGGCCCAGTCCGCCGATCCGGCCAGCCGTCACGCCTACGAGTTTTTCCAGATCAACTACGGTTGCTACGACCGGATGCACCAGCACACCCCCTTTCTGGGCAACGCCGCCAAGCCGCGCGGCGCCAACTTCTATCCCGCCGACATGACCCGCAAGGAGTTTGAGGAGTGGGTCGCGGCGCATCCTGAGGACGCCGCCGCCTTCCGGATCCGCACCACCGTCATCCGTCGCGACGGCGGCCGCCTCGTGGCGATGCCGTTCAGCCGGGAATACCGCCTCCTGCTGGAGCCGGCAGCGGCCGAGCTGCGCCTGGCCGCGGCCGCGGCAGTCAACCCGAGCCTGAAGCGCTTCCTGACGCTGCGCGCCGATGCGCTGCTCACCGACGACTACACCGCCAGCGAACTGGCCTGGCTGGATCTGGCGGGCACGCGCATCGAGCCGCTGCTGGGGCCGTACGAGGTGTACGAGGACCGGCTATGCCACACCAAGGCCGCCTTCGAGGCGTTCATCACGGTGCGCCTGCCGGATCTCACCGACCGGATCGCCGCTTACTCCCGGCACCTGCCCGGGCTCTACCGCCGGATGCCCGCGCCGCGCGGCGCCGTTTTACCTCCCTGGCGGCAGGGAGCGCCCATCGTTGTCGCCGACGCGGTGGAGACCGCTGGCGACGCCCGCGCCGGCATCCAGACCGCCGCCTTCAACCTGCCCCTCGACGGGCGCGTCCGGCGCGAACGGGGCGCCAAGGTGGTCATGCTGCACAACATCATGGCGGCCAAGTTCCGGCACAACATCCGGCCCGTCCTGGAACGCCTGCTCGCCGCCGACGAGATGCGGTATGTCGGCTTCGATGCCTTTTTCCACTTCATCCTGTTCCATGAGCTGAGCCACAGCCTGAGTCCCAACCAGCACGTACTGGACACCACGTGGGCGACACTGGGCGCAAGCGGTCCGCCCATCGAGGAGGCCCAGGCGGATGTGCTCGGTGTCTGGAGCCTGCTGCGCCTGTCGGACGCCGGCGTGGTCCCCCTGGGACGGCGCGAGCTGATGACCGCGTACCTGGCCAACATGCTCCGGGGCGCCCGGTTCGGCACGTTCAGCCCCCACGGCCAGGCCAACCTCATCGAATTCAACTACCTGCGCGCTCATGCGGCAATCGTGCTGGACGACGCCACCGGCCGCTACCGGGTGGACCCGGTGCGGCTGCCGGCCGTGGTGCGGGAACTGGCCCGGGCGTTGATCCGGCTGGAGCTGACCCTGGACCAGCCGGCGGCCGACGCCTTCGTGCAGCGCTACATGATCATCCCGCCGGAGCTCCAGCGCGCCCTGGCCGGCGTATTGGACATTCCCGCCGACATCCGCCCGGAGTTCGCCCCCGTTCCGCCGCTGGATTGA